Proteins from a single region of Candidatus Methanosuratincola sp.:
- a CDS encoding 3-isopropylmalate dehydratase large subunit, producing the protein MSVYMASTAVEKIISDKVGKSVTAGEFVECPVDFAYCHDGTGVLVIDALKRMGVDRIKDPDSFSIVFDHSVPPYSDQAATLQARVRRFAREQGLKKFHDMGEGICHQVVPEKGYVAPGMVVFGADSHTCTLGSFGLFSTGVGATDLAFILATGKTWMKVPETLRVECNGVLSEAVSSKDLVLEITRIIGTDGATYKALEFAGEAVREMSQSSRMTMSNMAVEMGAKTGFIEADEKTFAFLGRDGKRFSSDPGAIRERIEVDAGSLEPCAACPGSVANVKPLREVEGVHVDQAFLGSCTNGRYEDLYEAARILRGRKVHEDTRMIVVPASKAVHMKAQRDGLLDIFLEAGAMVGVTGCGPCLGVHMGVIGENEVAVSTSNRNFVGRMGARSSSVYLASPQTVAASAVEGKLTDPRRFLR; encoded by the coding sequence GTGAGCGTATATATGGCGAGCACAGCGGTTGAGAAGATCATATCCGACAAAGTAGGCAAAAGCGTCACCGCGGGCGAGTTCGTGGAATGCCCTGTGGACTTTGCCTACTGCCATGACGGGACGGGGGTCCTGGTTATCGATGCCCTGAAGAGGATGGGTGTCGACAGGATAAAAGACCCGGACAGCTTCAGCATCGTGTTTGACCACTCAGTCCCCCCCTACAGCGACCAGGCTGCAACCCTCCAGGCGAGGGTGAGGCGTTTCGCGAGGGAGCAGGGTCTGAAGAAATTCCACGACATGGGGGAGGGGATATGCCACCAGGTCGTGCCAGAGAAAGGGTACGTGGCTCCCGGGATGGTAGTCTTCGGGGCCGATTCGCATACCTGCACGCTGGGGAGCTTTGGCCTCTTCTCGACGGGGGTGGGCGCGACCGACTTGGCATTCATACTTGCGACCGGGAAGACTTGGATGAAGGTCCCGGAGACGCTGAGGGTAGAGTGCAATGGCGTGCTCAGCGAGGCGGTCTCCTCGAAGGACCTGGTCTTGGAGATCACGCGCATAATCGGGACCGACGGCGCGACTTACAAGGCCCTCGAGTTTGCAGGGGAGGCAGTCCGGGAGATGTCCCAGTCCTCAAGGATGACCATGTCAAACATGGCGGTCGAGATGGGCGCGAAGACCGGTTTCATAGAGGCCGACGAGAAGACCTTCGCCTTCCTTGGAAGGGACGGGAAGCGCTTCAGCTCCGATCCGGGCGCAATAAGGGAGAGGATCGAGGTCGATGCCGGGTCGCTGGAGCCGTGCGCTGCATGCCCCGGGAGCGTCGCGAACGTCAAGCCGCTGAGGGAGGTCGAGGGCGTCCACGTCGACCAGGCTTTCTTGGGATCATGCACAAACGGAAGGTACGAGGATCTCTACGAGGCAGCCCGGATACTCCGGGGCAGGAAGGTCCACGAGGACACGAGGATGATTGTGGTCCCCGCGTCGAAGGCGGTCCACATGAAGGCTCAGCGGGACGGGCTCCTGGACATCTTCCTAGAGGCTGGCGCGATGGTTGGGGTGACCGGGTGCGGCCCTTGCCTGGGAGTCCACATGGGCGTCATAGGCGAGAATGAGGTCGCCGTTTCGACGTCGAATAGGAATTTCGTTGGCAGGATGGGCGCGAGAAGCTCGTCTGTTTACCTGGCTTCGCCTCAAACGGTCGCCGCGTCCGCAGTTGAGGGGAAGTTAACCGATCCGAGGAGGTTCCTGCGTTGA
- a CDS encoding ammonium transporter gives MNVMYATTAPIYSSVQGGELSSMYGIENAIDTTWILVAAFLVFFMNLGFAMLESGMQRAKNTSNICMKNLVTPAIGGLAFFIVGFSLAFGTDILGFVGKPTDLAMLGQLTALDLWPGTNVTSYAYFLFQVMFAATAATIVSGAVGERVKFIGYILFTVVILTLTYPMVAHWVWGGGWLAGLGMVDFAGSAVVHLTGGAAALAGAIVLGPRIGKYADGKVNLIPGHNISLSTIGALVLWFGWFGFNPGSTAAATVPSIATIAITTNIAAATGALAAMVTAWIHLGKPDVGMTINGLLAGLVAITAGCASVSPGAAMVIGGIAGVLVVFSVEFIDKRLKIDDPVGAVSVHGVGGAFGALAVGLFAENSFSGGVSGLLYGGGVSQLAVQLAGVGAIFAFVFVTSYLAFRAIDLVIGLRVSEEEEMIGLDVSEHGMSAYPDFEVPS, from the coding sequence ATGAACGTAATGTATGCAACTACGGCACCAATCTACTCGAGCGTTCAGGGCGGGGAGCTTTCATCAATGTACGGCATTGAAAATGCTATAGACACGACGTGGATCCTCGTTGCAGCGTTCCTGGTATTCTTTATGAACCTCGGTTTCGCGATGCTCGAGAGCGGGATGCAGAGGGCAAAGAACACGAGCAACATCTGCATGAAGAACCTCGTGACCCCCGCAATCGGCGGGCTAGCATTCTTCATTGTGGGGTTCAGTCTTGCATTCGGAACGGACATCCTCGGGTTTGTGGGAAAACCAACCGACCTCGCAATGCTAGGACAGCTAACTGCATTGGACTTGTGGCCAGGCACAAACGTCACTTCGTATGCCTACTTCCTGTTCCAGGTCATGTTTGCAGCAACAGCAGCAACAATAGTCTCCGGTGCTGTCGGCGAGAGGGTAAAGTTCATCGGTTACATACTCTTCACTGTAGTAATACTCACATTGACTTACCCCATGGTTGCGCACTGGGTATGGGGCGGTGGCTGGCTGGCGGGCCTCGGGATGGTGGACTTTGCGGGCTCTGCAGTAGTCCACCTTACTGGCGGCGCCGCTGCGCTTGCAGGTGCCATTGTGCTGGGCCCCAGGATCGGCAAGTATGCTGACGGCAAGGTCAACCTGATACCGGGCCACAACATCTCGCTCTCCACGATAGGGGCGCTTGTGCTCTGGTTCGGGTGGTTCGGCTTCAACCCCGGAAGCACCGCGGCTGCGACCGTCCCGAGCATAGCAACAATAGCGATAACTACGAACATCGCAGCGGCCACCGGTGCCCTGGCAGCGATGGTGACCGCATGGATCCATCTGGGGAAGCCCGATGTCGGCATGACCATAAACGGCCTCCTTGCAGGGCTGGTAGCCATAACCGCGGGTTGCGCCAGCGTGAGTCCGGGGGCAGCCATGGTCATCGGCGGCATCGCTGGTGTCCTGGTCGTCTTCTCGGTCGAGTTCATCGACAAGAGGCTAAAGATCGACGACCCTGTGGGAGCGGTTTCTGTCCACGGCGTCGGCGGGGCGTTCGGCGCATTGGCAGTGGGCTTGTTCGCTGAGAATTCATTCTCAGGCGGTGTAAGCGGGCTGCTCTATGGCGGGGGCGTCTCCCAGCTGGCAGTCCAGCTGGCAGGGGTCGGAGCGATATTCGCATTCGTGTTCGTCACGTCCTATCTAGCTTTCAGGGCAATTGACTTGGTAATTGGGCTGAGGGTCAGCGAAGAGGAGGAGATGATCGGTCTGGACGTCTCGGAGCACGGGATGAGTGCATACCCAGACTTTGAGGTGCCATCATGA
- a CDS encoding nucleotidyltransferase family protein: MKAVVLAGGYAKRLWPLTLDTPKPLLPIGDGTIIDFIFAKLRLLDLEEIIISTNQRFERHFNEWLSKRRYSNVRVVPEPSAKEEEKLGPTRALEMLVRDSGASDYIITAGDNLFSLDLREMVKFYNKVDSPIVALYEIARREDAKKYACVIVDDSLQIRRFEEKPENPTSCLVSTGIYLLPWRCASRISDYLKTGNPPDPIGRFICWLSETEKVYGLKFSGYWYDIGSLESYDEAKAAFSGLKYESYT; the protein is encoded by the coding sequence ATGAAGGCGGTCGTTCTTGCTGGAGGATACGCAAAGCGCCTTTGGCCCCTTACCCTCGACACACCGAAGCCCCTCCTGCCGATCGGAGACGGGACTATCATTGACTTCATATTCGCAAAACTGCGGCTGCTGGACCTCGAGGAGATAATCATATCCACTAACCAGAGATTTGAACGGCATTTCAACGAGTGGCTATCGAAAAGGAGATATTCAAACGTCAGGGTTGTGCCTGAACCTTCGGCGAAGGAGGAAGAGAAGCTTGGACCCACAAGGGCGCTAGAGATGCTAGTGCGCGATTCCGGTGCGAGTGACTACATTATAACTGCAGGGGATAACCTGTTCTCACTCGACCTCCGGGAAATGGTGAAGTTCTATAACAAGGTCGACTCGCCGATAGTAGCCCTCTACGAGATCGCAAGGAGGGAGGATGCCAAAAAGTACGCCTGCGTGATAGTCGACGACAGCCTGCAGATCAGGAGGTTCGAGGAGAAGCCAGAAAACCCGACTTCCTGCCTGGTTTCAACTGGGATTTACCTGCTGCCCTGGCGGTGCGCCTCACGGATCAGCGACTACCTTAAAACCGGGAACCCTCCTGACCCGATCGGGCGGTTCATATGCTGGCTCTCCGAGACCGAGAAGGTCTATGGCTTGAAGTTCAGTGGGTACTGGTACGACATCGGCTCGCTGGAATCATACGATGAGGCCAAGGCTGCATTCAGCGGTCTTAAGTACGAGTCCTACACTTAA
- a CDS encoding small multi-drug export protein → MLSPEIYTFILAMSPIVESRGAIPYGVIAGIEPRSLIVLSIAGNILPIPFLLLLLSKIENLITNRPEESQLRRLYLKYIGSLRRRAKKKIDKYGFFGVMLFVAVPVPGSGAWTGSLVAHLFGLEKKKSLVAIILGTVEAAAIVYALVTLLGFVI, encoded by the coding sequence ATGCTCTCTCCTGAGATCTACACGTTCATATTGGCGATGTCCCCAATCGTAGAGTCCAGAGGGGCAATACCTTACGGGGTGATCGCAGGGATCGAGCCTCGCAGCCTCATTGTGCTCTCGATCGCAGGGAATATTCTGCCGATACCATTTCTACTTCTTTTGTTGTCGAAGATTGAGAACCTGATCACCAACCGACCTGAGGAGAGCCAGCTCAGGAGGCTTTACTTGAAGTACATCGGATCGCTGAGGAGGAGGGCCAAGAAAAAGATCGATAAATACGGCTTTTTTGGGGTGATGCTTTTCGTTGCAGTGCCGGTTCCTGGAAGCGGGGCTTGGACGGGGAGCCTAGTCGCGCACTTGTTCGGACTTGAGAAGAAGAAATCGCTGGTCGCAATAATCTTGGGCACAGTCGAGGCGGCAGCAATAGTTTATGCGCTCGTAACCCTCCTCGGATTCGTAATTTAG
- the mtxX gene encoding methanogenesis marker protein Mmp4/MtxX has protein sequence MIGSLLIHEMALKRRARVAIGCDFTAKTSQILLNSLLFATRERYVEPLLIADRLPGDAEDPEDAVGREIPAIIAPAPWEELAHLLKEGVVDSAVRGNLSSRKVVPELRDTFGCKNLCRASLLEIDGNLVMLAPVGIDEGETQGDLLEAVNGCRRLASRLGISLKVAVISGGRLEDRGRTPRVDKMLDESELLVGELKSKGIEAVNFGVEIERAVDEGFTLILAPDGIFGNLMFRSLVLVGKVQSYGACATALPKTFIDTSRSKTSYLLPLILASALG, from the coding sequence ATGATCGGCAGCCTTCTGATCCATGAAATGGCGCTGAAAAGGAGGGCAAGAGTTGCCATAGGCTGCGATTTTACAGCAAAGACCTCGCAGATCCTCCTCAACTCGCTCCTCTTCGCCACAAGGGAACGTTACGTTGAACCATTATTGATCGCCGACCGTCTGCCTGGAGACGCTGAGGACCCTGAAGATGCAGTCGGCAGGGAGATACCCGCGATAATTGCCCCCGCGCCTTGGGAAGAGCTCGCCCACCTCCTGAAGGAAGGAGTCGTCGACTCGGCAGTCAGGGGGAATCTGAGCTCAAGGAAGGTAGTCCCGGAGCTTAGGGATACATTCGGCTGCAAGAACCTTTGCAGAGCCTCGCTTCTCGAGATCGACGGGAACTTGGTGATGCTTGCCCCTGTCGGCATAGACGAGGGCGAGACTCAAGGGGACCTGCTCGAGGCTGTAAATGGGTGCCGCCGCCTGGCGTCTAGGTTAGGCATATCCTTGAAAGTGGCGGTCATCTCGGGAGGCAGGCTTGAGGATAGGGGGAGGACCCCGCGCGTCGACAAGATGCTTGACGAGTCCGAACTGCTGGTTGGTGAGCTTAAATCGAAAGGGATCGAGGCGGTCAATTTCGGGGTCGAGATAGAGCGTGCGGTCGACGAAGGCTTCACTTTGATCCTTGCACCAGATGGCATATTCGGGAATCTTATGTTCAGGTCCTTGGTTCTCGTGGGTAAGGTACAAAGCTACGGTGCTTGCGCGACAGCCTTGCCAAAGACCTTTATAGACACCTCGAGATCCAAAACTAGCTACCTCCTGCCTTTGATCCTGGCAAGCGCCTTGGGCTAG
- a CDS encoding homocitrate synthase family protein: MALRYFTSPYNFIEPDVRRVKIYDTTLRDGEQTPGVKFSKEQKVEIARKLDELGVHSIEAGFPVISQYDEEAVKAVANSRLGAQIICLCRSKQKDIDAALRADVDGVIVFLSVSDLHLKYKLHTDLQSSVKMASEAIEYAKAHGLFVQLSAEDATRTSLENLFALFKAAEERKADRLGIADTTGCIRPEGMKYLVNRVRKSFSTELSVHCHDDFGLAVANSLAAYEAGIDAISVSVNGLGERCGNAALEEVVMALYALYGVDLGFKTEVIQELSETVSRFSGVPIPINKAIVGSNAFRHESGIHVAAVIKCPFTYESYEPQIVGQTRRLTFGRHSGTDGVREKLRACNFEISEEELAEVIKTLKHLPVDSKPIDNGELCDFVSRVLREKGLRK, encoded by the coding sequence TTGGCATTGAGGTACTTCACAAGCCCTTACAACTTCATCGAGCCAGACGTCCGGCGGGTAAAGATCTACGACACAACCCTCAGGGACGGCGAGCAGACGCCGGGTGTCAAGTTCTCGAAGGAACAGAAGGTCGAAATTGCGAGGAAGCTCGACGAGCTCGGCGTTCACTCAATAGAAGCCGGCTTTCCTGTTATCTCCCAGTACGACGAGGAAGCTGTGAAGGCGGTCGCCAACTCAAGGCTGGGCGCGCAGATAATCTGCCTCTGCAGGTCGAAACAGAAGGACATAGACGCGGCGCTGCGGGCTGACGTGGACGGCGTGATAGTCTTCCTCTCGGTCTCTGATCTACACCTGAAGTACAAGCTCCATACCGATCTGCAGTCCTCTGTTAAGATGGCCTCAGAAGCTATAGAGTACGCAAAGGCCCACGGGCTATTCGTCCAGCTGTCCGCTGAGGATGCAACAAGGACGTCCCTGGAGAACCTTTTCGCCCTCTTCAAGGCCGCAGAGGAGAGAAAGGCGGATCGGCTGGGGATAGCAGACACTACCGGTTGCATTAGGCCAGAGGGGATGAAGTACTTGGTGAATAGGGTGAGGAAGAGCTTCAGCACCGAACTTTCAGTGCACTGCCACGATGACTTCGGGCTGGCAGTTGCCAACTCGCTTGCGGCGTACGAGGCTGGGATAGACGCAATATCCGTCTCTGTAAATGGCTTGGGGGAGCGTTGCGGCAACGCTGCTCTGGAAGAGGTAGTGATGGCGCTGTACGCCCTCTACGGAGTTGATTTGGGCTTCAAGACCGAGGTAATCCAGGAGCTCTCAGAGACGGTGTCGAGGTTCTCCGGCGTCCCAATCCCGATAAACAAGGCTATAGTGGGCTCGAATGCCTTCAGGCACGAGTCTGGGATCCACGTAGCGGCTGTGATCAAGTGCCCGTTCACGTACGAGTCCTACGAGCCGCAGATCGTAGGCCAGACGAGGCGCCTGACCTTCGGGAGGCATTCGGGCACGGACGGGGTCAGGGAGAAGCTCAGGGCGTGCAACTTTGAGATCTCCGAGGAGGAGCTCGCAGAAGTAATAAAGACGCTGAAGCACCTTCCGGTGGACTCCAAGCCAATCGACAACGGAGAGCTCTGCGACTTCGTGAGCCGGGTGCTCCGGGAAAAGGGACTCAGGAAATGA
- a CDS encoding P-II family nitrogen regulator, whose protein sequence is MKLVIAYIKPEKLEDVKMELNSREVFRMSVTKAKGCGETKGYVESYRGVKKDVYLLPKLRLEIAVNDDFVDTVVEGIIKAARTGKIGDGKIFILPLEECIRIRTGERGPDAVGGWSRYSSKHAPNREGWKAEVQKTEAGGSQ, encoded by the coding sequence ATGAAGCTGGTAATAGCCTACATAAAGCCTGAAAAACTTGAGGACGTCAAGATGGAGCTGAACTCGAGAGAGGTCTTCAGGATGAGCGTGACCAAGGCAAAGGGGTGCGGCGAGACGAAGGGGTACGTCGAGAGCTACAGAGGGGTTAAGAAAGACGTCTACCTCTTGCCGAAGCTAAGGCTCGAGATTGCGGTAAACGACGACTTCGTGGACACGGTGGTTGAGGGGATAATCAAAGCTGCTAGAACCGGCAAGATCGGGGACGGCAAGATCTTCATCCTGCCCCTAGAGGAGTGCATCAGGATCAGGACGGGCGAACGCGGCCCCGATGCTGTGGGCGGGTGGAGCAGGTACTCGAGCAAACATGCCCCGAACCGGGAGGGCTGGAAGGCAGAAGTTCAGAAAACGGAGGCGGGCGGCTCTCAATGA
- a CDS encoding ACT domain-containing protein has translation MVCGIAGVLLNGRGDVGLSLSVMLGGMQHRGLDSAGVALYRSEELPGDEFMIRVFTKDVIGALSKISSAIASAGGDIRNIKLNSIRGYSFDLYTVRAMEKDLPQMVKNINATELSKVLSIGRKMDIIKDTTSVEELDRSFNVSGFVGSHGIGHVRFSTESTVDLFHAHPFQSFDHIDVALVHNGQITNYWNTREGLERKGVRFQTENDSELIVHYIIDRLKDGEELKEALKASVDELDGPFSYIFSTESELGMVRDKLGLRPMVILEGDEIKAVASEENALRLLNRKGSIRNVRPGEVICWKTS, from the coding sequence ATGGTGTGCGGAATAGCAGGCGTATTGCTTAACGGCAGGGGGGATGTGGGCCTCTCCCTATCAGTGATGCTGGGGGGGATGCAGCACAGGGGGCTTGATTCGGCAGGTGTCGCCCTTTACAGGAGCGAAGAGCTGCCAGGTGACGAGTTCATGATCAGGGTCTTCACAAAAGATGTGATAGGGGCGCTGAGCAAGATCTCATCAGCGATAGCCAGTGCCGGAGGAGACATCAGGAACATAAAGCTCAATTCAATAAGAGGCTACAGCTTCGACCTGTATACGGTCAGGGCGATGGAGAAAGACCTGCCCCAGATGGTCAAGAACATAAATGCTACCGAACTCTCTAAGGTGTTGAGCATCGGCAGGAAGATGGACATAATAAAGGACACGACCTCCGTGGAGGAGCTCGACAGGAGCTTTAATGTAAGCGGCTTCGTAGGGAGCCATGGTATAGGGCATGTGAGGTTCTCGACTGAGAGCACCGTCGACCTTTTCCACGCCCACCCCTTCCAGTCCTTCGACCACATCGACGTGGCGCTGGTCCACAACGGGCAGATCACCAATTACTGGAATACGAGGGAGGGGCTCGAACGCAAGGGGGTCAGATTCCAAACCGAGAATGATTCTGAGCTGATCGTGCATTACATAATTGACAGGCTCAAGGACGGCGAGGAACTCAAAGAAGCTCTTAAGGCATCTGTAGACGAATTGGACGGCCCCTTCTCCTATATATTCTCGACAGAGTCGGAACTGGGGATGGTCAGAGACAAGCTAGGACTTAGGCCCATGGTTATTCTTGAGGGGGATGAGATCAAGGCAGTCGCCTCTGAGGAGAACGCCCTGCGCCTCTTGAACAGGAAAGGGTCGATCAGAAACGTAAGACCGGGTGAGGTTATTTGCTGGAAAACGTCCTGA
- a CDS encoding GDP-mannose 4,6-dehydratase, protein MQILVTGGAGFIGSHLVERLIERGDSVRILDDLSAGDLSGISRLLRTGAATFVRGDIRDGGTVMEATRGCELVYHLAAQSSVPKSTENPALDLEANIIGTHNVLRAAKECGAKVVFASSSVVYGIPRRTPTPESEPLIPHSFYGASKAAAEDYCRLYSELFGVPTVILRLFNIYGPRTNKGLMFDLYRKLLRDPRRLEILGSGEQKKDYLYIDDAVEAFITAPERSRCLGDAYNIGLGESYTVFQIANMIFDALGLEGVELKPRGGTSWPGDVELTEPDVSKAEIELGWKARVGIIEGIRKTLEYFEKALGQIPTK, encoded by the coding sequence GTGCAGATCCTAGTCACAGGCGGCGCCGGGTTCATAGGCTCGCACCTGGTAGAGAGATTGATAGAGAGAGGCGACAGTGTAAGGATCCTGGACGACTTATCAGCAGGGGATCTCTCGGGGATTTCGAGGCTTCTAAGGACAGGAGCGGCAACGTTTGTGAGGGGGGACATAAGGGACGGCGGCACGGTTATGGAAGCGACCAGGGGGTGCGAACTGGTGTACCACCTGGCTGCCCAGTCGTCGGTCCCCAAGTCCACGGAGAACCCTGCGCTAGACCTTGAAGCCAACATCATCGGCACCCACAACGTCCTCAGAGCCGCCAAGGAATGCGGCGCCAAGGTTGTCTTCGCCTCATCGTCGGTAGTCTATGGGATACCCAGGAGGACTCCAACGCCCGAGAGCGAACCCCTCATTCCCCATTCCTTCTACGGAGCCTCGAAGGCAGCCGCGGAGGACTACTGCAGGCTTTACAGCGAGCTCTTTGGCGTCCCCACAGTCATCCTCAGGCTCTTCAACATCTACGGGCCCAGGACCAACAAGGGCCTGATGTTCGACCTGTACAGGAAGCTCCTCAGGGATCCAAGGAGGCTGGAGATACTCGGATCAGGGGAGCAGAAGAAGGACTACCTGTACATAGATGATGCGGTAGAGGCATTCATAACGGCTCCGGAGCGGTCTAGGTGCCTGGGCGATGCTTATAACATCGGTCTTGGTGAGTCTTACACCGTATTTCAGATCGCCAACATGATTTTTGATGCTCTGGGGTTGGAGGGCGTGGAGCTAAAGCCAAGAGGAGGAACCTCCTGGCCGGGGGACGTTGAGCTCACCGAGCCTGACGTAAGCAAAGCAGAGATTGAGCTAGGCTGGAAGGCGAGGGTCGGCATCATTGAGGGCATTAGGAAGACTCTCGAATACTTCGAAAAGGCTCTCGGGCAGATCCCCACAAAATGA
- a CDS encoding glutamate synthase-related protein yields the protein MLENVLKKIDAKGMGVRELNLALKKTADGERILIENPKGMHHIAAGLCTRCSVEIEGSVGYFAGTMINGPAIRVRGNAGWFLGNNMTAGEIVVEGHSGNGTGQGLYGGRLVVRGDCGDRVGALMKNGLVVAGGDSGLMTGLYMMGGEIMVLGKLGESAGESMVGGKIFFSGPEPVLGKNAKVEDVSDAELEHVEKVLRDHGLAAPKMRKIVPENPRYFRRSEGSVWNIRRERNRYRVDIDHGVCEVCGVCARVCPQQVFKEVKQGYMAPVNDFECVGCETCVEYCRQRAVRVYPVQETTKSTWTRSEIDEIQIKAAIGRAPVRGMGAWKRFPHFDDLVFLCAQNSRPPIDHYREPCETGIVLGRGRAEVPLRAAAPILVGAMSFGAMSKEAKLAVAMATSRVGIPTNTGEGGMLPEERRLASILIAQYASGRFGVSAEYLRSADAVEIKIGQGAKGGQGGLLMGEKVTEEVAKVRGLPPGSDAISPARHLDIVGPEDLKMKIEQLREITDWKVPVIVKYSAGRVGDDVKIAAKAGADVIVIDGKQGGTGAAPDIVIEHAGLPTLPALVEAERSLRELGAKGKVSLVISGGIRNGADIAKALALGADAVAISTGVLIAMGCRTCGLCSTGKCPRGITTQDPLLRKRLKTEEMALRVENYLKAIIEELKMFTQLSGKTSVRSLEKDDLRALTTDAAAITGVKLVGN from the coding sequence TTGCTGGAAAACGTCCTGAAGAAAATAGACGCCAAGGGCATGGGTGTCAGGGAGCTCAACCTGGCTCTCAAAAAGACGGCTGATGGAGAGCGCATTTTAATAGAAAACCCGAAGGGAATGCATCACATAGCGGCGGGCCTCTGCACAAGGTGCTCTGTAGAGATCGAAGGTTCAGTCGGATACTTTGCAGGCACTATGATCAACGGGCCGGCCATCAGGGTCAGGGGCAATGCGGGGTGGTTCCTCGGAAACAACATGACCGCCGGCGAGATAGTCGTCGAAGGGCACTCAGGCAACGGAACCGGCCAGGGGCTGTACGGAGGAAGACTGGTTGTCAGGGGAGACTGCGGGGACAGGGTCGGGGCACTGATGAAGAACGGATTGGTCGTCGCAGGAGGCGACTCGGGGCTGATGACCGGGCTGTACATGATGGGCGGAGAGATCATGGTACTGGGGAAACTCGGCGAAAGCGCCGGCGAATCGATGGTGGGCGGAAAGATATTTTTCTCGGGACCGGAGCCGGTGCTCGGCAAGAATGCAAAAGTCGAGGACGTCAGCGATGCAGAGCTCGAGCATGTTGAAAAGGTCCTAAGGGATCATGGGCTAGCAGCCCCAAAGATGAGGAAGATTGTCCCAGAGAACCCGAGGTATTTCCGGAGATCGGAGGGGAGCGTTTGGAATATCAGGAGAGAGAGGAACAGGTACAGGGTCGATATCGACCATGGAGTGTGCGAGGTCTGCGGGGTTTGTGCACGCGTGTGCCCGCAACAGGTCTTCAAAGAGGTCAAGCAGGGGTACATGGCTCCTGTAAATGATTTTGAGTGCGTCGGTTGCGAGACTTGCGTCGAATACTGCAGGCAGAGGGCGGTGAGGGTTTACCCAGTCCAGGAGACCACTAAATCTACATGGACGAGGAGTGAAATCGATGAAATCCAGATCAAGGCGGCAATAGGCAGGGCACCGGTGAGGGGCATGGGGGCGTGGAAGAGGTTCCCCCACTTCGACGATCTGGTTTTTCTCTGTGCCCAGAACTCAAGGCCCCCGATAGACCACTACAGGGAACCGTGTGAAACAGGGATAGTGTTGGGCAGGGGGAGGGCAGAGGTGCCGCTGAGGGCGGCAGCGCCAATCCTCGTGGGGGCGATGTCTTTCGGTGCGATGAGCAAGGAGGCAAAGCTTGCGGTAGCCATGGCAACCTCGAGGGTAGGGATACCCACAAACACAGGCGAGGGCGGCATGCTCCCGGAGGAGAGGAGGCTCGCGTCCATTCTCATTGCACAGTATGCCTCGGGGAGGTTCGGGGTCTCCGCAGAGTACCTACGCTCGGCTGACGCGGTTGAGATAAAGATCGGGCAAGGTGCGAAGGGCGGGCAAGGAGGGCTTCTTATGGGCGAGAAGGTCACAGAAGAGGTCGCAAAGGTAAGGGGGTTGCCGCCTGGATCGGACGCGATCAGCCCTGCGAGGCACCTGGACATAGTGGGTCCCGAGGACCTGAAAATGAAGATAGAGCAGCTCAGGGAAATCACGGATTGGAAAGTCCCAGTGATCGTGAAGTATTCCGCGGGCAGGGTCGGGGACGACGTGAAGATCGCGGCTAAGGCGGGCGCGGACGTAATCGTAATCGACGGGAAACAGGGGGGGACAGGGGCCGCTCCGGACATAGTTATAGAGCACGCCGGTCTGCCTACCCTCCCTGCGCTCGTCGAGGCGGAGAGGAGCCTCAGGGAGCTGGGGGCGAAGGGCAAGGTAAGCCTGGTGATCTCTGGCGGGATAAGGAATGGAGCGGACATTGCGAAGGCGCTTGCATTGGGTGCGGATGCCGTTGCAATCTCGACAGGTGTCCTGATTGCCATGGGCTGCAGGACGTGCGGACTGTGCTCCACAGGAAAGTGCCCGAGGGGGATCACGACGCAGGATCCTTTGCTTAGGAAGCGCCTCAAGACCGAGGAGATGGCACTCAGGGTGGAAAACTATCTTAAGGCAATAATCGAAGAGCTCAAGATGTTCACTCAGCTCTCGGGAAAGACCTCGGTCAGGAGCCTGGAGAAGGACGACCTCAGAGCGCTCACCACGGATGCTGCTGCGATCACAGGTGTGAAATTGGTAGGGAACTGA